One window from the genome of Variovorax sp. PAMC26660 encodes:
- the acpP gene encoding acyl carrier protein → MSDIEARVKKIIAEQLGVEESQVTNEKAFVADLGADSLDTVELVMALEDEFGIEIPDEDAEKITTVQNAVDYATKNQKA, encoded by the coding sequence ATGAGCGATATCGAAGCACGTGTCAAGAAAATCATCGCCGAGCAACTCGGCGTGGAAGAGTCCCAAGTGACGAATGAAAAGGCCTTCGTGGCCGACCTCGGCGCCGACTCGCTCGACACGGTCGAACTCGTGATGGCACTCGAAGACGAGTTCGGCATCGAGATTCCCGACGAAGACGCCGAGAAGATCACCACGGTGCAAAACGCCGTCGACTACGCCACCAAGAATCAAAAGGCCTGA
- the fabF gene encoding beta-ketoacyl-ACP synthase II, producing the protein MTKRRVVVTGLGCIAPVGNTATESWANLLAGKSGIANITAFDASAFACKFAGEVKGFDITQFISEKEARHMDRFIHLGLAAAIQAVQDSGLPTGEALSYEEAVRIGCNIGSGIGGLPMIEQTHGEYASRGPRRISPFFVPASIINMISGHVSIKYGFKGPNIAVVTACTTGLHAIGTSARMIEYGDADVMIAGGAESTISPLGIGGFTAPRALSTRNDDPATASRPWDKDRDGFVLGEGAGVLVLEEYEHAKARGAKIYAEVSGFGLTGDAYHMTAPDVDGPRRSMVMALANAGVNADEVQYLNAHGTSTQIGDLNETNAVKLAFGDHAKKLVVNSTKSMTGHLLGGAGGIESVFTVLALHHQKSPPTINIFNQDPECDLDYCANEARDLKIDVAVKNNFGFGGTNGTLVFKRA; encoded by the coding sequence ATGACCAAACGCCGCGTCGTCGTGACCGGACTCGGTTGCATCGCTCCTGTCGGAAACACCGCAACCGAATCCTGGGCCAACTTGTTGGCCGGGAAGTCGGGCATTGCGAACATCACCGCGTTCGATGCAAGCGCCTTCGCCTGCAAGTTCGCCGGTGAGGTCAAGGGTTTCGACATCACCCAATTCATCTCGGAGAAAGAAGCGCGTCACATGGACCGCTTCATTCATCTGGGGCTCGCCGCCGCCATTCAGGCGGTGCAGGACAGCGGACTGCCGACCGGCGAAGCGCTGTCCTATGAGGAAGCCGTGCGCATCGGCTGCAACATCGGCTCGGGCATCGGCGGTTTGCCGATGATCGAGCAGACGCACGGCGAATATGCGAGTCGCGGCCCACGCCGCATTTCGCCGTTCTTCGTGCCGGCATCGATCATCAACATGATCTCGGGCCACGTGTCGATCAAGTACGGCTTCAAGGGCCCGAACATCGCCGTCGTGACCGCCTGCACCACCGGCCTGCATGCCATCGGCACGTCGGCACGCATGATCGAGTACGGCGATGCCGACGTAATGATCGCGGGCGGCGCCGAATCCACCATTTCTCCGCTTGGCATTGGCGGCTTCACTGCGCCTCGCGCGCTGAGCACCCGCAATGACGATCCCGCGACGGCTTCGCGCCCGTGGGACAAGGATCGCGACGGCTTCGTGCTGGGCGAGGGTGCTGGCGTGCTGGTGCTCGAAGAATACGAACATGCCAAGGCGCGTGGAGCCAAGATCTATGCGGAAGTCTCGGGCTTCGGCCTGACCGGTGACGCGTATCACATGACCGCGCCCGACGTCGACGGCCCGCGCCGTTCGATGGTCATGGCGCTAGCCAATGCGGGTGTCAATGCCGACGAGGTTCAGTACCTGAACGCGCACGGCACTTCGACGCAGATCGGTGACCTCAATGAGACCAACGCGGTCAAGCTCGCCTTCGGCGATCATGCGAAGAAGCTCGTCGTCAATTCGACCAAGTCCATGACCGGTCACTTGCTGGGCGGCGCGGGCGGCATCGAATCGGTGTTCACTGTGCTCGCGCTGCATCACCAGAAGAGCCCGCCGACCATCAACATCTTCAACCAGGATCCGGAGTGCGATCTCGACTACTGCGCCAACGAGGCGCGCGATCTGAAGATCGATGTCGCGGTCAAGAACAACTTCGGCTTCGGGGGCACCAACGGCACGCTGGTGTTCAAGCGCGCTTGA